GAGCAATAAGCCGCTAACGCTAGATTTGGTGGGAATTCCCACTTCTGCGGCAAAGGCGGCTGAGGCTTGGTATAAGCCGCACTGACGGACAATCTCGGTGACAATCTCGCGGGTTTTGCCCGGTTGAGCCAGCAGTAAACCCAGTTGGGCTACATCGGCGATCGCGCCCGACAAGCAGCATATCTCCTGGTAAATGTCAAGCACTTGTAACGACGATTGGGTTAGCAATCCGGCTTGCTGCAAGCGTTCGGCGATCGCCAGATTGCGTTGATTGGGTACAGAACGCACTGAGGCTAACATCGCCTCATCTAGAAATAGCTGACAGTTGGCGGATTGATTCAGCCACTCGCGCAAGCACTCCGGATCGGGAAGCAAATTGCACAGCGCGATCGCCCCGCTATTAATCATGGGATTGCGAGGGAATCCCCCATCCGCCTCAAGCTGTTCTAGGGAATTGAACGGTAACTCAGACGCCTCTCGCCCTACCTGCTGAAAAACCGATTCCTCTCCCAGGCATTCCAAGAGAAACAACAGCAACAACGGCTTCACAACACTCATCAAGGGAAACATTAACTCAGGATTGCCCCGCGTCCAACTCTCTCCCTTCAAGTTCCGCATCTGCAAAGCGAAAGCGTTAGGTTCAACCTCCGCAAGGCGGGGAATATACGTTGGGAGTTGTCCGGTTAGCGATCGCGCCTGTTGTTCCCATACCTCCCACTGCGCCAGATTTAGCCGCATCCCTCCTCATCCTTCCCCTGGTAGTAGGGACACCCCTGACAAGGTCCGCTAGGGTTCACCGCGCAGCGAAGATAGGCAGAACGGGCATTAAAGCGACAACTGAGATCGCCGATAATAATACCAACGCCTTCAATGGATTCGCACTCCGGCGGTAACGCATAAAACCGCGTTTCTTGAGCATAGCGCCTCCGGTAGGCGGCAATTTCTAAGGCATTTGCAAGGCGTTCTCGTCCCTGTCCCTCTGCTTTGTGCATCATCCACAGAGAAATCAAGGGGGGGAGTAAACCAACGACAAATACGACAAGGACTTCTAGCACAGCAATTGATTCTAGCGGTCGCTAGTATCACTCTAAACGATTTTTTGAGGTTGGCGATCGCTGATGAGCAAACTCCAAAAGTGGAAAACCTTAACATCTCAACTGGTTTTAAACGATCGCTGGTGTCGGGTACGCCGCGATGAGGTTGAGTTACCCAATGGTTGCATTGTGGATGATTATTTTGTTAATCTCAGACCCGATATTGCCCTAATCGTCCCGATTACGCCCGATCGAGAGTTGGTATTGGTGCGCCAATATCGTCATGGGGTGGGTGAAATTTTAGTAGAGTTTCCCGCCGGTGCGTTCGATAGCCACCAAGAAGATAGCCAGCAAGCCGCCATGCGAGAATTGCAGGAAGAAACAGGTTACACGGCGTCCAGTTGGGTGAAACTGGGGACGCTGTACGATAACCCGGTGAAAGATACCAACAAAATTCATATTTTTTTAGCCCAATCTGCGATCCAGACCACTCAGCAGGTTTTAGACTTAACCGAAGACATTGAGTTACTGCGAGTCCCCCTTGCAGATGCCCTCCATTGGATGTTGCAAGGACAAATTTGCGTTTCAGGCAGTATTGCAGCTTTAACTTTAGCGTTCAATTACTTAAATTCTCAAAATGTCTGAATTATCGAAGACTGAGAAAGAAAAGATGCTGGCTGGCGAGTTATATTTTGCAGCCGATCCGGAGTTGGTGGGGTTGCGGAAAAATGCAGCGCGGTTGACTCGCTTATACAATGCCACCACAGAGGAAGAAGGGGACTTGCGATCGCGCCTGTTGCAAGAACTGTTCGGTACCCTAGGGGAAAAAGCAACGATCGAACCGCCATTTCGCTGCGACTACGGGTTGAATATTCATAGCGGCGATCGCTTATACCTCAATTACAATTGCATCATCCTCGATTGCTGTGAAGTCCGGATCGGCAATGATGTAATGTTGGGGCCAAACGTGCAACTCTACACGGCTTACCATCCCACCGATCCGCATATTCGTCTCATGGGGTTAGAACTGGCTGCCCCGATTGAGATTGGCGATAATGTGTCGTCACCAAGAATATCCCGGCTAACGTTGTGGCTGTGGGAAATCCTTGTCGAGTTATCCGGGAACTCGACTCAGAAGGCACTTAAGCCTGTTTTTGGGCAACAACCGCATAGAACGGATCGTTTCCACCAATCCCTAACATTTGCATAAAACCCGGCGTATTAGAAAGACGTTTAATCGTTTCCGGGGGGCTAAAACCGGGAACTGATTGAATATAGCTTTTGACCAGTTCCACTCGGCTTTCTTCAGTTCCTTCTCGCCAAGCTTGAATGGCCTTTTGATAGAACATCCGGTTAGAAAAGCTAATAATGGCAATTCCACCGGGTTTGAGAATGCGGTGAATTTCGGTGAAGATGGCATCGGGGTATTGGAGATACTGCACCGAAACGCAATTGAGAACGGCATCAAATTCGTTATCGGCTAGGGGAATTTTCGGATCTTTATTGAGATCTTGGACGAAGTAATGGTCTAAGCGGGGATTTTTGGCGAGTTCTTCGACGTTCAGTCCATGTCCTTCCACATGAGCAAATTCGATTTCTTCTGGTAGATGGGAAACCCAACTACTCATTAAATCTAAAATCCGCGTATTGGGCTTGAGGCGATCGCGATAGAGAGTGGTTAATTGGGCAATAAAGTTATCGTCTACGTGGGTGACGAGGCGGGGAAAGGCGTAGAAATCTGTATCGTCTGTGGGATCGAGCTTCGTTCTTTGATCGGGTCGCAGTAACATAACGATGGGTCATACAGGGCACTGTTACATTTTGACATCCTCCCACCACTAATTCGGAGTACCGAATATAGCAAGGAATTCCCAAGCCTTCGTAAAAAACGGTTACGGCGATCGCTCTCCAGAATTGGGCACCAGGGGTTCTAGAGTCGGTCTTTCCTGGGGGGAGGGTTGGCGCATCCGCATGACAAATTCCGAGACTAAGGTATAGCCTAAATAGGCGGGTAGAAGCATCGAAGCAATCAGTGCGATCGCCCCTAGCCACGTCAGCGGAGTCATCGTTGGGCCATAGTGACAGCGATAGGGATCGATGGCAAACAGATCGGTTTTCACCCCATTTCTAGCGCTAATCGGACGCTTGAACCGAACGCGGCGATCGTCTAACTTTTCTAATAACATCCAACCCGCCTCTGCCTCTTCTTCGCACAATTGAGCAAAGACTTCAGCGTCGCGAAACACATCGCTATTGGCTCGGACAATCTTATATTCCCATTCTTCCGGGCGAGTCGATGCAGCGCCGTTGCTCCCCGGTTCAGAAATTTGCCAAGGTTGAACATCAGCCGAATCTTGGGGAGTCTCGTAGGGCGTCAACAGTTCTTCCTCCTCAAAACGCTTGCTCAGTAGGTATTGCCATCGATATAACCAACCACCACCCAGTAGGGCTTGCACTCCCAAACTCCCGACAAACAAGCTACCCATCATCAATCTGAACATAATCAAGGCTGTAAATACCCTTCGACTAGCAAATCGTTACCTATCATCTGATAACGCCATCTTAAGAGCGGTAAAGCTTGCGTCATTGCTGTTAATCCTAATTCACCAACGGGCGATGGAGCCATCTCGCCCCCAATGATTTTCGGAGCAATGAAGGCGAGAACTTTCTGCACCGCACCATCAGCGATCGCGCTGGCGGCTAACGTCCCCCCGCATTCCCACAAAACCGAGAGAAACTGGCGTTCGGCTAAATGCGCGATCGCCTCCTTCGGCGTCAAGGACGACAATTCCACCACCTCAACCCCTTTCTCCCGCAGCAGTTGTTGCATTTCCGGATTGGCTCCCGTCTCGGTTAAAACCAGAGTGGGGGCAATTTGGACTTCCCATAATTGAGCGATCGCGGGTAAGTCTAAACTCCGGCTCATCACCACCCGCAACGGATTGCGATCGCTTGCGCCATGCGTCGTCAGCAGCGGATTGTCCCGCCTTACTGTATTGCCTCCAATAATAATGGCATCGCACCCCGCCCGCAGTTGATGGACGCAGTGGCGAGCCTCTGTACCCGTCACCCAAGCGCTATGACCCGTACTGGCGGCAATCTTACCATCCAGGGTCATCGCATATTTTAAGATGCCGAACGGTCGGTGGTGGCGCACTCGATACACAAACGCCTCATTAAGTTGCTGACAAGCCTCCGTTTCTACCCCCACCTGCACCTCAATTCCCGCCGCTCGCAAGCGTTCGATCCCCTGACCGGAAACGCGCGGATCGGGGTCTACCATGCCCACCACCACCCGCCTAACCCCGGCTGCAATCAGTGCCTCTGTACAGGGGGGCGTGCGGCCGTAATGGTTGCAGGGTTCTAAATTGACGTATACGGTGGCTCCGCGCGATCGCGCTTGGGCGGCGCGGAGGGCAAAGACTTCAGCATGGGGTTCTCCCGCTTTGGGGTGGAAACCTTCCCCCACAATTTCCTCACCTTGAACAATAACGCAGCCAACTAGCGGATTTGGAGCAGTTTGACCGAGGGCGCGTTGGGCAAGTTCCAAACACCGAGACATCATTTGAGCGTCAAAATTTAAAGGAGTCATTAGATTAGTAGAATCGGGCACTTGAGGGTTGAGCGGCAACGTCTATCAGCACTGTGTCAATAAAAAGACTGATTTTAAATTCAGCCTTAAGAACAGCCACAGTAAGTGTATAGTTTCCTAAGCTTGCTTCAAGCATTTGTAGGTGCTGTCCCATTTTTTGGATTTGAGATGAAAACACCGAAGTCGATTAAGAAAGCCCTTAGCCGAAAATCTAATTGGTGGAGTCAATCAACCGCAACCGTTGTAGCTGTTGGAGTCACCTTATTTTCAGTTAATCCAACCGTGACATCGGGAGCTTGGGGACAAACGGAAGACCAAACCCAGACTACTTTGCAAGAGCCTGGGGGATTGAGTCGCTTTTTACTGCCTTTTGGCGGGACTTCAGACCTCGTGAGAGGCGATGTCAGAATTGATGGTCGTCGCGTGTTTTCCGTGGCGGCTCCCGCTGCGGCGCAATTGGCGGATAGTACCAATGTTTTACCGCTAGAGCAGCGCATTGCTGATATTGAAAGAACGCTTCAGTCGGTTGTTGAACAGAATTCTGACGATATTGATGTCACCGCCGCCATTGATGCCCAGTCTCGGCTGCCCGTGCTTTCTGTTTCAGTCAATGGGCAACCCAGTCAGTATTTAATGACGGTGACGACGCTGGATGCTCAAATTTATGGTCTAGACCCCAATACATTAGCCGATCGCTTCACTCAACGCCTTCAAGAGGGGTTGTCCGCTGCCCACCAAGAGCGCCAACCGGAATTTTTGGTGCGTCAAGCGTTGCTAGCAGGGACAATTTTAGCGATCGCCCTGATTGCTAGCTCTTTGATGCTGAAGTGGCAAAGGCACCTGAAAAGCGAGCAAGAAGAGATTTGTCAAAATCTACCCCAAAATTCCGATCTGACTGGCGAACCACCCGTGGATGGGATGTCGGACTCGCTGACAAGCATCTCGACGGTAGAGCATCAGATGACGCAACTCCAAAAGCGCAATATCAAGGAAATTCAGCGCCGCCTCTTGCAAGTCGGTCAACTGGCAAATTGGGGGAGCAGTACCTATCTAATTTTGGGATTATTTCCCCATACCCGCTGGTTGCGACCATTGGCGATCGCTGGCTTGCAAATTCCCCTCACCATTCTGGCTATTGGGGTGGGGACTTACTTAGTCGTGCGCGTTAGCGCCGTGCTGATCGATCGGTTTTTTGTGGCCCTCGAACGGGGAAATTTTGGCGATCCGGAAGCCTCGCAGCGCATGGCTTTGCGTTTTTCCACCTTTTCGCAAGTCTTTAAAGGGATTACCGCCGTAACCCTTGGAGGGGTGGGGATCTTATCGATTCTATCTGTCGTGGGCGTTAATATTGGCCCGCTCCTCGCCGGGGCCGGGATTTTGGGTTTGGGCATTTCCTTTGCCGCCCAAAGTTTGATTAAAGATACGATTAACGGGTTCTTTATTCTGCTCGAAGACCAATACGCCGTGGGCGATGTGATTGCGGTGGGAACGGTTTCTGGGTTGGTGGAGAATATGAACCTCCGCATTACTCAACTCCGCAATGCTGAAGGGCGGTTGATTACGGTTCCCAATAGCGAAATTGCGATCGTCGAAAACCTTTCTAAAGATTGGTCGCGGGTGGATGTGGCGATTGATGTTAGTTATGGTTCGGATGTCGATCGCGCTCTGAGCATTATTGATGAAGTGGCTCAAAAGATGAGCAAGGAACCCGTCTGGCGGGAAAAAATTATCGATCCCCCGCAGGTGCTAGGAATCGATCAAATTAGTCATATGGGGGTGCTGATTCGCGTTTGGATTAAAACTAAGCCGCTAGAGCAGTGGAGTGTGGCTCGCGAGTACCGCCGCCGCTTAAAAATTGCTCTCGATCAACAAGGAATTGCGATTGGCGTGCCCCAGCAGTCCTTGTGGTTGCCCAACTCTAGTGAAAAGCTGGCTCAAACGCTACTGGATGCTAAGGATAAGGCTCAAGATTTACAGGCTTCAGACGGTTCTTCACCGAGGAATGGCGCGAGCTAATGGGCTTTAGGGTAGAGGCGTCTTGGGGGAACGTCTCTATCTGGCTCAAACGGAATCGCGATCGGAGAATAACCCCAACAGCGGCGCTAAGATGGCACCGAAGGCGAAGCCGCCCGCGTGCGCCCAATAGGCAATTCCGCCACTTTCCATCCCAATATTCGCTGGGGCGTTGAGGCTGGCTAAACCGTAGAAGGCTTGCTGTAAGAACCAAATCCCCAGGAAGAAGAAAGCCGGAATCCGGACAGTGGTGACGAAGAAGCCCAGAAAGATGAGGGTGAGGACTCTGGCTTGGGGAAAGCGGAGAATATAGGCTCCCATGACGCCTGCGATCGCGCCACTGGCTCCCAAGGAGGGAATGCCGGAGTTTTGCGAGAAAAACCACTGGGATAACCCGGCAAGTATCCCGCAGGCGAGGTAGAAGATGACGTATTTAACCCGCCCCAAACGCTCTTCAATATTGTTGCCAAAAATCCAGAGAAACAGCATATTTCCGCCTAAATGCAAAAACCCCCCATGTAGAAATTGGGAGGTAATCAGCGTCATCCATTCGGGAATTGGGCTGCGGGTGGGTTCTCCGGCAAAACTGGCGGACAGTTCTCGCGGAACAATCGCAAATTGATGATAGAACGCATCCAAGTCGGCAGGCGAAAGGCTCAGTTGATACAGAAAAACAATAATGTTTGTGGCGATCAGAGCGTAGGTGACGTAAGGTACGATTTTGGTCGGATTTTCGTCTTTGATGGGAAACACGGGCGTTCGTCCTGAATCTAACGCAGTATGGGCAAAAGATACCGCATTTCTCATCCATCAGTCTTCTAACTTGCGGTGAATTTTAGCCAACAAAAAGCCCGCGAATGCGGGCTGAAGGATGAAAATCAATTCTCTTGAAAACGGAACTTGAGGGTTATTACCATCCGCTTTTTGCCTGTTCTAGGACGTAGGAGGCGACATCGGCGATTTGTCGATCGCTAAAACGAGCGCCAAATGCTGGCATGGAGTTTTTCCCATATTCGATTTGGTTCATAATCGCGTCTAGGGAGTCCATGTTGTATTTTTTTAAGGCTTCTAGCTTCAGCGTCTTAGTTCGCATCACTAAGTTTGTACCGCCAACGTGACAAGCGGCACAGTTAGCGTTAAAAATTTTCTCACCATTCGCGAGATCTGCCGCCAATCCAGGATGGGCAAAGCCGACTGTTAATACAAGCGTTGCTAACAAAAGAACGGACAAAAACTGTCTCAATGTGGTTTTCCTCTCTTTTTAACGGCCCCTTTCAGTGGCTTCATCAATCTTGTTTACCATTCTATAGCTGTAGCTATGACGCTTAGGGGTAGCTGAATGGCGATTCCTGTAGGGAACGCTTTGCCAATCAAAGATTAACCTGATGGGTTTTTGACTCAGCACTTTAGCTATCAGATTTTGGCGACTCGCGAAGCCCAGAATCTGCTACGGCGGTATGGCTTGAACCTGACAGCCAAAGAGAGGAAAATTCACGTTTGATAGGCAGTGCTAGGGGAATTCTAGCCTTCTACAACCACTTTACCGACCATGCCAGCGCCCCGGTGAGGTTGGCAGTAGTAGGTGTAGGTTCCCGGTGCTGCGTCGGCGGGGAAGGTGGTTTCAAAGGATTCGCCAGGGCTGAACAGCAGGTTTTCGTGAGATAAGGCTTTGGCTACGGATTTATCGCCAGAGGGGGTATCGGTTGCGTCAAAAACGACATTGTGAGGGGCGAGTTTGTTCATGTTCCACTTCACGGTGTCGCCCGGTTTGATGGTGACGGTTTCAGGAACGAACTTGAGCAGCCCGTTGTCTGCACCCATTTTGACTTCAACGGTGTCTGCCAAAGCGGGTTGAGTGATGGCGCTGAACGCACCCAAGACGAGGCTAAAGGCGATCGCAAACAGACCGAAGCGGCGTGCGACTTTTGCTAAAAAAGACATAGATCCTCCAGAAATTCAGAGTCTTTAGGTTTTTTATACAATGTTTTGAGGCAGCGATCGCGCCTCTAGTCCATTTTCGGATGATTTTTTGTCGGTCAAACTCAACGAGCTATTGACCAAAATGGTTGGTAGCAAAGGGTTTGAGTTCTATGAAATTTTTTTCGGGTGGGTTGGCTTTACGGAGTTAAAACGTTTTTGCGCCCCATCCGGGTGCTTTTTGAGCGGCTCTCAGGATAAAGGCCGCTAGGTTTTCCACCTGGGTTTGCGACATCCAGCTTTCCGGCACATCTCGACAGAAGTAGTTTTCTTCGCGGCCATCATAGGTCATGGGCACTCGCATGTAGTTGACCAACCCTTCAATACTATCGCGGGGCGGTGTGGCTCCGGCAAGGGCATCGAGGGAGAGGGAAACGGTGGGCGAGGGGAGGGTGGCTCCGCCGACATGACAGTTGAGGCAATTTTGTTTAAATAGGGCTTTGCCTTCGGTAAGGTCTTCGGGGGTAAAGGTTTGCGTTTGTCCCTGGGAATTGGCTTGGAGTTCCACAGGATTGGCCGCTTTCAGATATTGCAGGACGTAGGGGTCGATGGAGCCGGCGATCGCGCTTTGGGACCAACCCCACAGCCAAACAGCGGCGATCGCGATCGCTACCCACAGGTGGCGAACTGAAAACAATTGATGTCGCATACAGCTAAAACCAGTGAAGGGCAGGGGATGCAGTTGAGGAGCGATGAGACCCGTCACCAGACCTCGCTCTTCTGGCGTTAAGAAGGGGGGCCGAACGGTGGGTTCTTTGGTTATAGAACCCGTTCTTAACTTGACAGTTGCCCCCTCTTATGCATTAAGCTTAACGGTAGGACTTCCCACCCCCCCAGAAATCGCCCAGGATTTTGGGTTGCATGAGAATATGACCCGCAACAGACACGAGATCGTCATCGGTGAGGTTTCTCATCACCGGGAAGATATCGGCACTTTCCCGACTGGGGTGTAACTCAGCAATGCTGGTTTCGCCATCGAACGTGGTGGGACTCTTCATGTAGGCCACCAACGATTCAACATTATCGCGGGGAGGGGTTGCCAAAGAAAGGGTTTCTGGATCGAGACCCACGTTGGGATCGGTTTTAGTAATTCCCCCAGCGTGGCACTGGGCGCAGGCATAGTTAAACAAACGTTTTCCTTCTCGCACCTGTTTGAGGTTTAAAACCATCGTTTTCCCTGAGTTATTCAGGGGGACAGTGCGCGTTGCTTCATCCAGTTCAGCCGCAGTAGCATTTCCTACAAATAACTGAAAGGTGAAAAATACAGTGGCCACAGCAAGCCAAATGTATCTTTTTAGCATGGTTCTCCCTAAAAAAAATTGAGTTCTCTTATGGAATGCTGGATGCATTTTGGAGCTATTGCCCCAACCTTGAGCCGGGGAAAATTTGACAATCTTTCCCCCATCCTCTGGAGTTGCAGGTTCATTATC
This genomic interval from Desertifilum tharense IPPAS B-1220 contains the following:
- a CDS encoding glutaminase encodes the protein MRLNLAQWEVWEQQARSLTGQLPTYIPRLAEVEPNAFALQMRNLKGESWTRGNPELMFPLMSVVKPLLLLFLLECLGEESVFQQVGREASELPFNSLEQLEADGGFPRNPMINSGAIALCNLLPDPECLREWLNQSANCQLFLDEAMLASVRSVPNQRNLAIAERLQQAGLLTQSSLQVLDIYQEICCLSGAIADVAQLGLLLAQPGKTREIVTEIVRQCGLYQASAAFAAEVGIPTKSSVSGLLLSWVPGEGAIAIYSPPLDPAGNSIQGLFLLKQIALLEH
- a CDS encoding DUF6464 family protein translates to MLEVLVVFVVGLLPPLISLWMMHKAEGQGRERLANALEIAAYRRRYAQETRFYALPPECESIEGVGIIIGDLSCRFNARSAYLRCAVNPSGPCQGCPYYQGKDEEGCG
- a CDS encoding NUDIX hydrolase, encoding MSKLQKWKTLTSQLVLNDRWCRVRRDEVELPNGCIVDDYFVNLRPDIALIVPITPDRELVLVRQYRHGVGEILVEFPAGAFDSHQEDSQQAAMRELQEETGYTASSWVKLGTLYDNPVKDTNKIHIFLAQSAIQTTQQVLDLTEDIELLRVPLADALHWMLQGQICVSGSIAALTLAFNYLNSQNV
- a CDS encoding class I SAM-dependent methyltransferase, whose translation is MLLRPDQRTKLDPTDDTDFYAFPRLVTHVDDNFIAQLTTLYRDRLKPNTRILDLMSSWVSHLPEEIEFAHVEGHGLNVEELAKNPRLDHYFVQDLNKDPKIPLADNEFDAVLNCVSVQYLQYPDAIFTEIHRILKPGGIAIISFSNRMFYQKAIQAWREGTEESRVELVKSYIQSVPGFSPPETIKRLSNTPGFMQMLGIGGNDPFYAVVAQKQA
- the ribD gene encoding bifunctional diaminohydroxyphosphoribosylaminopyrimidine deaminase/5-amino-6-(5-phosphoribosylamino)uracil reductase RibD; this translates as MTPLNFDAQMMSRCLELAQRALGQTAPNPLVGCVIVQGEEIVGEGFHPKAGEPHAEVFALRAAQARSRGATVYVNLEPCNHYGRTPPCTEALIAAGVRRVVVGMVDPDPRVSGQGIERLRAAGIEVQVGVETEACQQLNEAFVYRVRHHRPFGILKYAMTLDGKIAASTGHSAWVTGTEARHCVHQLRAGCDAIIIGGNTVRRDNPLLTTHGASDRNPLRVVMSRSLDLPAIAQLWEVQIAPTLVLTETGANPEMQQLLREKGVEVVELSSLTPKEAIAHLAERQFLSVLWECGGTLAASAIADGAVQKVLAFIAPKIIGGEMAPSPVGELGLTAMTQALPLLRWRYQMIGNDLLVEGYLQP
- a CDS encoding mechanosensitive ion channel family protein gives rise to the protein MKTPKSIKKALSRKSNWWSQSTATVVAVGVTLFSVNPTVTSGAWGQTEDQTQTTLQEPGGLSRFLLPFGGTSDLVRGDVRIDGRRVFSVAAPAAAQLADSTNVLPLEQRIADIERTLQSVVEQNSDDIDVTAAIDAQSRLPVLSVSVNGQPSQYLMTVTTLDAQIYGLDPNTLADRFTQRLQEGLSAAHQERQPEFLVRQALLAGTILAIALIASSLMLKWQRHLKSEQEEICQNLPQNSDLTGEPPVDGMSDSLTSISTVEHQMTQLQKRNIKEIQRRLLQVGQLANWGSSTYLILGLFPHTRWLRPLAIAGLQIPLTILAIGVGTYLVVRVSAVLIDRFFVALERGNFGDPEASQRMALRFSTFSQVFKGITAVTLGGVGILSILSVVGVNIGPLLAGAGILGLGISFAAQSLIKDTINGFFILLEDQYAVGDVIAVGTVSGLVENMNLRITQLRNAEGRLITVPNSEIAIVENLSKDWSRVDVAIDVSYGSDVDRALSIIDEVAQKMSKEPVWREKIIDPPQVLGIDQISHMGVLIRVWIKTKPLEQWSVAREYRRRLKIALDQQGIAIGVPQQSLWLPNSSEKLAQTLLDAKDKAQDLQASDGSSPRNGAS
- a CDS encoding rhomboid family intramembrane serine protease, whose translation is MFPIKDENPTKIVPYVTYALIATNIIVFLYQLSLSPADLDAFYHQFAIVPRELSASFAGEPTRSPIPEWMTLITSQFLHGGFLHLGGNMLFLWIFGNNIEERLGRVKYVIFYLACGILAGLSQWFFSQNSGIPSLGASGAIAGVMGAYILRFPQARVLTLIFLGFFVTTVRIPAFFFLGIWFLQQAFYGLASLNAPANIGMESGGIAYWAHAGGFAFGAILAPLLGLFSDRDSV
- the petJ gene encoding cytochrome c6 PetJ yields the protein MSVLLLATLVLTVGFAHPGLAADLANGEKIFNANCAACHVGGTNLVMRTKTLKLEALKKYNMDSLDAIMNQIEYGKNSMPAFGARFSDRQIADVASYVLEQAKSGW
- the petE gene encoding plastocyanin, with product MSFLAKVARRFGLFAIAFSLVLGAFSAITQPALADTVEVKMGADNGLLKFVPETVTIKPGDTVKWNMNKLAPHNVVFDATDTPSGDKSVAKALSHENLLFSPGESFETTFPADAAPGTYTYYCQPHRGAGMVGKVVVEG
- the psbV2 gene encoding photosystem II cytochrome PsbV2 — its product is MRHQLFSVRHLWVAIAIAAVWLWGWSQSAIAGSIDPYVLQYLKAANPVELQANSQGQTQTFTPEDLTEGKALFKQNCLNCHVGGATLPSPTVSLSLDALAGATPPRDSIEGLVNYMRVPMTYDGREENYFCRDVPESWMSQTQVENLAAFILRAAQKAPGWGAKTF
- the psbV gene encoding photosystem II cytochrome c-550 — protein: MLKRYIWLAVATVFFTFQLFVGNATAAELDEATRTVPLNNSGKTMVLNLKQVREGKRLFNYACAQCHAGGITKTDPNVGLDPETLSLATPPRDNVESLVAYMKSPTTFDGETSIAELHPSRESADIFPVMRNLTDDDLVSVAGHILMQPKILGDFWGGGKSYR